One Gloeothece verrucosa PCC 7822 DNA window includes the following coding sequences:
- a CDS encoding CHAT domain-containing protein yields the protein MKILHVGLQEMGSDRAEFRFFWDNPNQTHTYTRSLSEIDNLRDRADTDYYTRLPEDYTKTGKTLYRWLDGTERILQNELDSHRGEGIVLAISTSEGLAHLPWELLHDGQGFLVSKLPAIIPLRWMKTGNERLLTLDDNPQDRALNVVFMASSARGVKPILDFEAEEGKILKATKGKPLSLTVEESGCLKELGEWVASKERGYFDVIHLSGHAKIEGNKPYFITETEYGDRHDASAEDIARELQFDLPKLLFLSGCRTGYSDGDEILSMAEELLEKGAKAVLGWGQPVRDREAADTAATLYEKLSQGFTLSESLAFAYQTLLGSQARDWHCLRLYVRGSIPEALVKRGQRRRLPPVSVVDQFVDPETKYLRVATRETFIGRRRDLQDCLQVLKKPFDNPKAIHKAGVFLQGGGGNGKSTLAARLCDRLPDYTKLVWWRQIDQTSLVNTLAKKLDRPQRQILLDSNEDLDYRLRDVFGQLNQPLLLILDDFEWNLECPSSRDDYILKAGVAQLLQALVWAIQETHYYHRLIITCRYTFNSPLFKEFYHLKSLPSFKYKESDLEKKLWRLEHFSSGKIDKNYIERALNLADGNPRLLEWLNDEVLSSGDIDAKLRSFENETDVSWRDKIVWRLEEKPQLLTDEALEQVVSNCLIYNLPVPLEALEAVCQSVPNYQKKLQQGQDKGLIEVIRNEDRETLYRASHIKHINPHIELPKDASKLSTLEKTAVKTLTELWGNEENENEERWTEIFRLAFADEENPERFREQFDKIISVQYNAEADRAYEKELRKQREYLTENQGHIYQQLEEYLRQKDWRKADHETAFIMYQWMVIENYDDFDDLFREVSLEVIDEIDRLWMDYSEGKFGIKGQAKIYRDLGGTEEYNEEVWDSFVDRVGWLEGGRNVCALKEVVYHTTTQPDSIQKPILMYFRFRGSVGWTDGVDPEWLGGSLLSRQDLKECSIDDLQNFVNHVNG from the coding sequence ATGAAAATCCTTCATGTTGGCCTTCAGGAGATGGGTAGCGATAGGGCTGAGTTCCGATTTTTCTGGGACAACCCCAACCAGACTCACACCTACACAAGATCCCTGAGTGAAATCGATAACCTGAGAGATAGGGCTGATACCGATTACTATACCCGTTTACCGGAAGACTACACTAAGACGGGAAAAACCTTGTACCGATGGTTAGATGGTACGGAGCGCATCCTACAGAACGAGTTAGATAGTCACAGGGGAGAGGGAATCGTCCTGGCTATCAGCACCAGCGAAGGATTAGCCCATCTACCTTGGGAATTATTACACGATGGGCAGGGTTTTCTGGTGTCTAAGCTCCCCGCGATCATTCCCTTGCGATGGATGAAAACGGGCAATGAAAGGCTGTTAACCCTTGACGATAACCCGCAGGATCGAGCCTTAAATGTGGTTTTCATGGCGAGTTCTGCTAGAGGTGTAAAGCCTATACTAGACTTTGAGGCAGAAGAAGGTAAGATCCTGAAGGCGACCAAAGGGAAACCCCTATCTTTAACCGTTGAGGAGAGCGGCTGTCTTAAAGAATTAGGCGAGTGGGTAGCCAGTAAAGAACGAGGATACTTCGATGTTATCCACTTGAGCGGACACGCCAAAATCGAGGGTAATAAACCCTATTTTATTACCGAGACGGAATACGGAGACAGGCACGATGCCAGCGCCGAAGATATTGCCAGAGAATTACAGTTCGATTTACCTAAGCTCTTGTTCCTATCGGGGTGTCGGACGGGCTACTCCGATGGGGATGAGATCCTTTCGATGGCGGAGGAGTTATTAGAAAAGGGGGCTAAGGCCGTTTTGGGGTGGGGTCAACCCGTCAGGGATAGGGAAGCGGCTGATACGGCGGCCACCCTCTACGAGAAGCTTTCCCAAGGATTTACCTTGAGCGAGTCGTTAGCTTTCGCCTATCAGACCTTATTGGGAAGTCAGGCGAGGGATTGGCATTGTTTACGCCTCTATGTCAGGGGAAGTATCCCAGAAGCCTTGGTAAAGAGGGGACAGAGAAGACGTTTACCCCCCGTATCCGTTGTTGACCAATTCGTAGATCCCGAAACGAAATATTTGCGGGTGGCCACACGGGAAACCTTTATCGGTCGTCGCCGTGACCTTCAGGATTGCTTGCAGGTGCTTAAGAAACCCTTTGATAATCCTAAAGCAATTCATAAGGCTGGTGTTTTCCTACAAGGTGGGGGTGGTAACGGGAAAAGTACCCTCGCCGCCCGTCTGTGCGATCGCCTCCCTGACTATACTAAGCTCGTCTGGTGGCGACAAATTGATCAAACTAGCTTGGTTAATACCCTAGCTAAAAAATTAGATCGTCCACAACGTCAAATCCTTCTGGATTCTAATGAGGATCTAGACTATCGCTTAAGGGATGTTTTCGGTCAGTTAAACCAGCCCCTTCTGCTTATTCTTGATGATTTTGAGTGGAACTTGGAATGCCCTTCATCCAGGGATGATTACATCCTTAAAGCAGGGGTAGCTCAACTATTACAAGCTCTCGTTTGGGCGATACAGGAAACTCATTACTACCATCGCCTGATCATTACCTGTCGCTATACATTTAATTCCCCTCTGTTCAAGGAATTTTATCATCTGAAGTCTTTGCCTTCCTTCAAATACAAAGAGTCCGATCTAGAGAAGAAACTGTGGCGCTTAGAGCATTTTAGTTCGGGTAAGATCGATAAAAACTATATAGAAAGGGCTTTAAACCTAGCCGATGGCAACCCCCGTCTGTTGGAATGGCTCAATGATGAGGTTTTGAGTTCAGGGGATATAGATGCTAAATTGCGGTCATTTGAGAATGAAACCGATGTTAGTTGGCGCGATAAGATAGTCTGGCGGTTAGAGGAAAAACCTCAGCTTTTGACGGATGAAGCTCTTGAACAGGTGGTCAGCAATTGTCTGATCTATAACCTCCCTGTTCCCCTTGAAGCCTTAGAAGCGGTTTGTCAATCTGTGCCTAACTATCAGAAAAAATTACAACAGGGACAGGATAAAGGCTTGATCGAGGTAATCCGCAATGAGGACAGAGAAACCCTCTACCGCGCCTCTCACATCAAACACATTAACCCCCATATCGAGCTTCCCAAAGATGCAAGTAAGCTTTCTACTTTAGAGAAAACGGCAGTTAAGACTTTAACCGAACTATGGGGGAATGAAGAGAACGAAAACGAGGAAAGATGGACAGAGATTTTCCGTCTCGCCTTTGCAGATGAGGAAAACCCTGAAAGGTTCAGGGAACAATTCGATAAGATTATCTCGGTGCAATACAACGCAGAAGCCGATCGCGCCTACGAAAAGGAACTGAGAAAACAGAGGGAATATCTTACAGAAAACCAAGGTCACATTTATCAACAGTTAGAGGAGTACCTACGGCAGAAGGATTGGAGAAAAGCCGATCACGAAACCGCTTTCATTATGTACCAGTGGATGGTCATAGAAAATTATGATGACTTCGACGACCTTTTTAGAGAAGTATCCCTAGAGGTAATCGATGAGATTGATCGTCTCTGGATGGACTACAGCGAAGGGAAGTTTGGCATCAAGGGACAGGCGAAAATTTACCGTGACCTTGGGGGGACGGAAGAATATAATGAGGAAGTATGGGATAGCTTCGTAGATCGCGTCGGTTGGCTAGAAGGAGGCAGAAATGTTTGTGCTCTTAAAGAGGTAGTATATCATACTACAACACAGCCAGATTCTATACAAAAACCAATACTTATGTATTTCCGGTTTCGTGGAAGCGTTGGGTGGACTGATGGGGTCGATCCAGAGTGGTTGGGAGGGTCTCTTCTCTCGCGTCAAGACTTAAAAGAGTGTAGCATAGATGACTTACAGAATTTTGTGAACCATGTGAACGGGTAA
- a CDS encoding ribbon-helix-helix protein, CopG family, with protein sequence MVKPQISIRLAPALLERLNRYIERTGRSKTEIIITALSGYLGANDGDDLGNRLTRLEENMADLLTTVKDLKEEQN encoded by the coding sequence ATGGTAAAACCTCAGATTTCCATCAGACTCGCCCCTGCCCTCCTGGAGCGGCTGAACCGATACATAGAGCGCACTGGTCGCTCCAAGACCGAAATCATCATCACCGCCCTCTCCGGTTACTTGGGGGCAAACGATGGGGATGATCTGGGCAATCGGCTCACCCGACTGGAGGAGAATATGGCCGATCTCCTCACCACCGTCAAGGATTTAAAAGAGGAACAGAACTGA
- a CDS encoding DUF5615 family PIN-like protein translates to MKFLVEAQLPVRLARFLETSGYDTIHTQDLPPQNSTSDTQINDISIEQKRIVITKDSDDRRFFSDPSKTSQIASC, encoded by the coding sequence ATGAAGTTTTTGGTTGAGGCTCAACTCCCAGTCCGTTTAGCCAGATTTTTAGAAACTTCGGGTTATGATACGATACATACCCAAGATTTACCGCCACAAAACTCCACCTCGGATACACAAATCAACGATATTTCAATTGAACAAAAGCGAATCGTTATTACCAAGGATTCAGATGATCGTAGATTCTTTTCTGACCCTTCAAAAACCTCACAAATTGCTTCTTGTTAG
- a CDS encoding DUF433 domain-containing protein — MNHELLKRITHNPDICHGKPCIRGLRYPVEFILELLSAGMTTEEILSDYEDLEPEDIQAVLLFAARLSQIKSIHKIAS; from the coding sequence ATGAATCATGAACTCTTAAAACGTATTACTCATAATCCTGATATTTGTCATGGTAAACCCTGTATTCGAGGTTTAAGGTATCCTGTCGAATTTATTCTAGAACTCCTCAGTGCGGGTATGACCACCGAAGAAATCTTAAGCGATTATGAGGATTTAGAACCAGAAGATATTCAAGCTGTTTTACTTTTTGCAGCCCGTTTGAGTCAAATTAAAAGTATTCATAAAATTGCTTCATGA
- a CDS encoding ParM/StbA family protein translates to MADVTIAADFGASLGRAIYSTGSGYCKPELMLLDPQVVLVPAKSISNYEKYKIGQANPEDSAWVKFDEAHFAVGFLAKKNFHAVHCLESLKVDSAIPQALSIIGSVAQKKNLPSQFSLSLGILLPWNEFRDREKFASQISTALSDYTFRGQQFSVQLESLTALPEGGGIFARGRMPQQPTLKLLSPKELTIAVIMLGYRNSSILVIEKGELTRGSTGDFGFARMVQKIQTFTSGQKADILVPVICSARAKLGKRVLETLARSGRTELRNREVEEIAEAIVDARAEYVALLENWLIQHLPNQTKIDEFIISGGTARYLKKELTDLLKGFGGSLNWCTGLEERIKKTFGDIVSNNSLESRLADVYGLFYKLHNRPLPRIRETTGEPTDVNVRAI, encoded by the coding sequence ATGGCAGATGTGACCATTGCGGCGGATTTTGGGGCATCCCTTGGACGGGCAATCTACAGCACCGGTTCCGGATACTGCAAACCCGAACTGATGTTACTTGACCCTCAAGTGGTGCTTGTTCCCGCCAAGAGCATTTCTAATTACGAGAAGTACAAAATTGGTCAAGCAAATCCCGAAGATTCGGCTTGGGTTAAATTTGATGAGGCTCATTTCGCTGTCGGCTTCCTGGCCAAGAAAAACTTTCACGCCGTTCACTGCTTGGAATCTTTGAAAGTCGATTCAGCGATTCCTCAAGCTTTGTCTATCATCGGCAGCGTAGCCCAGAAAAAAAATTTACCCTCTCAATTCTCTCTATCTCTGGGTATTCTGCTTCCTTGGAACGAATTTCGAGATCGAGAAAAATTCGCTTCCCAAATCTCCACAGCCTTATCCGACTATACCTTTCGAGGACAGCAGTTTTCTGTACAACTCGAATCCTTAACCGCATTACCCGAAGGAGGTGGTATTTTTGCCAGAGGCAGAATGCCTCAACAACCAACTCTTAAACTCCTGTCCCCAAAAGAACTCACTATCGCTGTCATTATGCTCGGCTATCGCAATTCCTCTATCCTGGTCATAGAAAAAGGAGAATTAACGCGCGGCTCGACGGGCGACTTCGGTTTTGCCCGAATGGTGCAGAAAATTCAAACTTTTACTTCTGGGCAAAAAGCGGATATTTTAGTTCCCGTCATCTGTTCAGCTAGAGCCAAACTGGGCAAGCGTGTCTTGGAAACCCTAGCCCGTAGTGGACGAACCGAATTACGCAATAGAGAGGTCGAAGAAATTGCTGAAGCGATAGTAGATGCGAGAGCGGAGTATGTCGCTCTTTTAGAAAACTGGCTCATCCAACATTTGCCGAACCAAACGAAAATTGACGAATTCATCATTAGCGGCGGGACAGCCCGTTATCTCAAAAAAGAATTGACTGATCTTCTCAAGGGATTCGGCGGCTCACTTAATTGGTGTACCGGACTTGAGGAAAGGATTAAGAAAACCTTTGGTGATATTGTCAGCAACAATTCTCTCGAATCGAGATTAGCTGATGTTTACGGGCTGTTTTACAAGCTGCACAACCGCCCCTTACCCCGAATTAGAGAAACTACAGGAGAACCAACTGATGTCAACGTCAGAGCAATTTAA
- a CDS encoding toxin secretion, membrane fusion protein, with amino-acid sequence MQTFDKDFARLKEKTTINCHNMEIICHKIPLKAQKSDFAYWQTQSYQARLKTLEEIRQEYHQWKDNSVESRLQRVYTISKR; translated from the coding sequence GTGCAGACTTTCGACAAAGATTTTGCTAGACTAAAAGAAAAAACTACGATCAATTGTCACAACATGGAAATAATTTGTCATAAAATTCCTCTCAAAGCCCAAAAAAGTGATTTTGCTTATTGGCAAACGCAATCCTATCAGGCACGACTAAAAACCTTAGAAGAAATCCGTCAAGAATATCATCAATGGAAAGATAATAGTGTTGAATCAAGACTTCAAAGAGTTTATACAATTTCTAAACGTTAA
- a CDS encoding RDD family protein encodes MRVKYARLWKRLLAYLLDIIPISLVVFGVAYFFLGFDRVLSDYFHNNQDIELRKTFLSARNLIRETTLLLWIFYGLLMDCSKYQGTHGKILLRLKVVDDQGGRITFSQSLKRAYMKIIGAIPLGLGYFCTIWRKDKLTWHDLAAKTRVIHRT; translated from the coding sequence ATGAGAGTGAAATACGCACGATTGTGGAAAAGGTTATTGGCTTATTTGCTGGACATAATTCCGATTTCTTTAGTCGTTTTCGGCGTGGCTTATTTTTTCTTGGGATTTGACCGAGTTTTATCAGATTATTTCCACAATAATCAAGACATAGAGTTACGAAAAACCTTTTTGTCCGCACGAAATCTAATAAGAGAGACGACTCTATTATTATGGATATTCTATGGTTTATTGATGGATTGCTCAAAATATCAAGGGACTCATGGCAAAATCCTTCTTCGGCTCAAAGTCGTTGATGACCAAGGTGGCCGGATAACATTTTCACAATCGTTGAAACGAGCATATATGAAGATTATCGGGGCGATTCCATTGGGCTTGGGTTACTTTTGTACTATCTGGCGCAAGGACAAATTAACATGGCACGATTTGGCGGCCAAAACTCGCGTAATACATCGCACTTAG
- a CDS encoding thiol-disulfide oxidoreductase DCC family protein: MSSLPTQSPNSLETFTESPKWKIKLLYDGECPLCLREVNFLQKQDRGRGLVAFVDIADINYNPRDNGGVSYQAAMGRIHALLPDNTVIKNVQVFRRIYSILGIGWIYWATKLPIIRPVVDRLYEIWASLRLRLTGRPNLETIIKERQQRLECQSQGRCRLN, encoded by the coding sequence ATGTCATCGTTACCTACTCAATCCCCTAACTCCCTGGAAACCTTTACTGAGTCCCCGAAATGGAAAATTAAACTTCTCTATGACGGAGAATGCCCTTTATGCTTACGAGAGGTCAATTTTCTGCAAAAACAGGATAGGGGACGAGGGTTAGTTGCTTTTGTGGATATTGCCGACATAAACTATAACCCAAGGGATAATGGGGGCGTTTCCTATCAGGCAGCAATGGGACGAATTCACGCCCTATTGCCCGACAACACGGTTATTAAAAACGTCCAAGTTTTCCGCCGAATATATTCCATTCTGGGGATAGGTTGGATTTATTGGGCGACTAAGTTACCTATCATCCGTCCAGTGGTTGATAGGCTCTATGAAATTTGGGCTTCCTTACGATTAAGGTTAACCGGGCGACCAAATTTGGAGACAATCATCAAAGAACGTCAGCAACGACTTGAGTGTCAAAGCCAAGGTCGCTGTCGCTTAAACTGA
- the topA gene encoding type I DNA topoisomerase: MSKKLFLIEAPGKLKKLQQILGSEYIVKASGGHIRELAKDGDDNLGFDLQSESISCRFVPKNPMARKTISQLKELARQVDTVILATDEDREGEIIAWHLKEVLNLRNPQRITYREITPAAVKASLKRPRSLDMNLVNAALARSVLDKLVGYRGSPLVWKLNNGAKSIGRVQSAALHILCQREREIQEFKPQDYWLVSVTYSEGFKAYYLGEKSSTATGKEENEERDDAGEKEENKVEATKVLSESEADRLVSIAGEFPHHVLKVESKTVSKNPPAPFTTSSLQQAAGSRLKWSPDKTMQVAQRLYEGGYITYMRTDSYHLDPQFCATVKQWLTEKDPNNVPAKVATHRTSKTAQEAHEAIRPTDIFKPSIELKQEISAEEFELYLLIWLRTVASQCKPAQILKTRIITQSGDVFWQARGQIVTFAGYAKYWKDLSDDLLLPQVSQGQLLHLLEAGHEKKQTQPPPRYSEAKLVQVMERRGIGRPSTFAPTVKTLKERGYAEVQKRQLQATPLGLEVDAFLEKTLPELLQAEFTAVMEDKLDAIASGKENWERYIIGWNEDYFAVALVKALKVIGSQPPSSKNSQSQNAQSHSKKESKIECPHCAHKMVEIPSSSKKLHKDYFLKCPSCQQVMFYNKWRKTWELPGEKNEESAPSLKLTKHPCPVCGEKLAVREYEKEGIKKRMLVCSSPKAKTDKKHKEVVYFESKNVFWSKKYGEFPID, encoded by the coding sequence ATGTCAAAAAAGCTATTTCTCATAGAAGCGCCTGGAAAACTGAAAAAACTACAGCAAATTCTGGGGTCAGAGTACATTGTTAAAGCTAGTGGCGGTCATATCCGCGAACTGGCCAAAGACGGGGATGATAATTTAGGCTTTGACCTCCAATCCGAGAGTATTTCTTGCCGCTTTGTGCCTAAAAACCCGATGGCAAGGAAAACCATCTCACAATTAAAAGAACTCGCCCGGCAAGTAGATACAGTCATCTTAGCCACCGATGAAGACCGGGAAGGAGAAATCATTGCTTGGCATCTAAAAGAAGTTCTTAATTTAAGAAATCCTCAACGAATAACCTATCGGGAAATTACACCGGCAGCCGTCAAAGCATCTCTCAAGCGTCCTCGCTCACTCGATATGAATTTAGTTAACGCTGCCTTAGCGCGTTCGGTTTTAGATAAACTGGTGGGTTATAGAGGCTCTCCCCTAGTTTGGAAACTGAACAATGGAGCAAAATCTATTGGTAGAGTGCAGTCAGCCGCTTTACACATTCTCTGTCAACGGGAACGGGAAATACAAGAATTTAAGCCGCAAGATTACTGGTTAGTTTCTGTCACTTACTCCGAAGGTTTTAAAGCTTACTATCTAGGTGAAAAGTCCTCAACAGCAACAGGTAAAGAAGAAAATGAAGAAAGAGATGATGCAGGAGAAAAAGAGGAAAATAAGGTAGAAGCCACAAAAGTTTTAAGTGAGTCCGAAGCCGATAGGTTAGTCAGTATTGCTGGTGAATTTCCCCATCATGTACTCAAAGTAGAAAGTAAGACAGTTAGCAAAAATCCTCCTGCTCCTTTTACTACCTCCTCACTGCAACAAGCCGCCGGAAGCCGCCTCAAATGGAGTCCAGACAAGACGATGCAGGTCGCGCAACGCCTGTACGAGGGGGGATACATTACCTATATGCGGACGGACTCATATCATCTAGACCCCCAATTCTGTGCAACGGTCAAGCAGTGGCTAACTGAAAAAGACCCGAATAACGTTCCCGCTAAAGTTGCCACTCACCGCACCTCGAAAACCGCCCAAGAAGCACACGAGGCTATTAGACCTACTGATATTTTCAAGCCTTCCATTGAGCTAAAACAAGAGATTTCGGCGGAGGAATTTGAGCTTTATCTACTGATTTGGTTGAGAACGGTTGCCAGTCAGTGCAAGCCGGCGCAAATCCTGAAAACTCGTATCATTACCCAATCAGGGGATGTATTCTGGCAAGCGAGAGGACAGATAGTTACTTTTGCTGGATATGCTAAGTATTGGAAAGACTTAAGCGATGATTTACTGTTACCCCAAGTGTCTCAAGGACAGTTATTACACCTATTGGAAGCCGGACACGAAAAGAAACAGACTCAACCACCTCCGCGTTATAGTGAAGCCAAGTTAGTACAAGTAATGGAACGACGGGGCATAGGTCGTCCTTCAACTTTTGCGCCGACAGTAAAAACCTTAAAAGAACGGGGTTATGCAGAGGTTCAAAAGCGGCAACTACAAGCAACGCCTCTGGGGTTAGAAGTGGATGCTTTTTTAGAAAAAACTCTACCAGAGTTGCTCCAAGCCGAGTTTACGGCTGTTATGGAAGACAAGCTAGATGCTATTGCTTCGGGTAAAGAAAACTGGGAACGGTATATTATAGGGTGGAATGAGGATTATTTTGCCGTTGCACTGGTGAAGGCGTTAAAAGTTATCGGTAGTCAACCGCCCTCATCTAAAAACAGCCAAAGTCAAAACGCTCAAAGCCATTCTAAGAAAGAATCAAAAATTGAGTGTCCCCATTGCGCTCATAAAATGGTAGAAATTCCCTCCTCTTCTAAAAAGCTTCACAAAGATTATTTTCTCAAGTGTCCAAGTTGTCAGCAGGTTATGTTTTACAATAAGTGGCGTAAAACTTGGGAATTACCCGGAGAAAAGAACGAAGAAAGTGCCCCGTCTTTGAAATTAACTAAGCATCCTTGTCCAGTTTGTGGGGAAAAGTTAGCGGTAAGAGAATATGAAAAGGAGGGCATAAAAAAACGAATGCTGGTGTGTTCATCCCCAAAAGCTAAGACAGATAAAAAGCATAAAGAAGTCGTTTATTTTGAGTCGAAAAATGTTTTCTGGTCTAAGAAATATGGAGAATTCCCGATTGACTAA
- a CDS encoding tRNA(His) guanylyltransferase Thg1 family protein codes for MVATVEHLMNCGFRVVYGYTQSDEISLLLHRDETTFGRKLRKLNSVLAGEASAKLSLLLGTLAAFDCRISQLPTLNLVVDYFRWRSEDAHRNALNSHCYWTLRKNGYTVGQATSKLEKLSISAKNELLYQEAGLNFNDLPNWQKRGLGLYWEFYQKEGVNPLTGEKVLVTRKRIFVDMELPMKDDYSDFVRRLILTEHTEL; via the coding sequence ATGGTAGCAACCGTAGAACATTTGATGAACTGTGGATTTCGAGTAGTCTATGGTTACACCCAGAGCGATGAAATATCACTGTTACTGCATCGAGACGAAACAACCTTCGGGCGAAAGCTCAGAAAACTTAATTCAGTCTTAGCAGGAGAAGCCAGTGCTAAACTCTCACTACTGCTAGGTACATTAGCCGCGTTTGATTGCCGTATTTCTCAACTACCAACCTTAAATTTAGTTGTCGATTATTTCCGTTGGCGTAGTGAAGATGCTCATCGAAATGCCTTAAACTCCCATTGTTACTGGACTTTACGCAAAAACGGTTATACAGTTGGTCAGGCAACCAGCAAGCTTGAAAAACTCTCAATTAGTGCTAAAAATGAATTGCTTTATCAGGAAGCGGGACTTAATTTTAATGACTTACCTAACTGGCAGAAACGAGGATTAGGCTTGTATTGGGAATTTTATCAGAAAGAAGGAGTAAATCCCCTCACGGGAGAGAAAGTTTTAGTCACAAGAAAACGGATATTTGTTGACATGGAATTACCCATGAAAGATGATTACAGCGATTTTGTAAGAAGACTAATCCTTACTGAACATACAGAGCTATAA